A window of the Bacillota bacterium genome harbors these coding sequences:
- a CDS encoding dynamin family protein gives MPKQEVEGNRPGVATALSEWALSSEAHMAASSVRRIFEAGGNPPVRVPQEVFSELLENLRVQIRNLRKPLCVVLMGEVKAGKSTLVNAIAGGEISPTDVLEATAAIIEVLHGASPRATVKYADGTVTEDAPGVIYEILKSHRGDSEFFSRCNLVQIQSPLPGLASIRIVDTPGLSTLTEANQKLSRDFARESDVVLWVLNANHLGQADVREEMARVARMGKPLVAMVNRIDEVDSSPDRLVRHVEQEFAAYVRAVFPLSARRAYDAVVRSDEVGMRESGFADIMHFLKEEIREERDRVKFDSAKSSIVALLGQDRVYHESFLRLLAFSKEQVTKYRNELDRKRIVIDDRMSARLESRIYRDFLSRELEQVDAQLSQGWLPHIDSSVRQAITNMFSADATNEFLQQLIDETQRDLEAAWETSLTELDSTFAQEMKAFLTRESQTVHSSMAAILPDPSTDVFRAALEGAAVAGGAGVGLAAYSAVLGPAAAYISLGSALVSVVPPLALAGVVGGALVGLTAQLRKKDELRATVRDNVARLRDALKHHLEVEVLPRLQEHSRTIAGRLDDRFARECLGGWTEEDVDSLEQAVRSYLDTTSVLVSSAPAPSPAPASGG, from the coding sequence ATGCCGAAACAAGAGGTGGAAGGTAACCGACCCGGAGTAGCAACCGCACTCAGCGAATGGGCGCTCAGTTCGGAAGCCCACATGGCGGCGTCATCGGTTCGCCGCATCTTCGAGGCAGGAGGTAACCCGCCTGTTCGCGTCCCGCAAGAAGTTTTCAGTGAGTTGCTTGAGAACCTCCGTGTGCAAATCAGAAACCTGCGGAAGCCTCTCTGCGTCGTGCTCATGGGCGAGGTCAAGGCGGGCAAATCCACGCTGGTGAACGCCATCGCCGGTGGCGAGATCTCTCCCACCGACGTGCTCGAGGCGACTGCCGCCATCATCGAGGTATTGCATGGGGCGAGTCCCCGGGCAACCGTCAAGTACGCCGACGGCACCGTCACAGAGGACGCGCCTGGCGTCATCTACGAGATCCTTAAGTCGCATAGGGGCGATTCGGAATTCTTTTCAAGGTGCAACCTCGTGCAGATACAATCACCCCTGCCTGGCCTTGCGTCCATCAGGATCGTCGATACTCCCGGGCTCTCGACGCTCACAGAGGCAAACCAGAAGCTTTCACGGGACTTCGCGCGTGAGTCGGACGTAGTGCTCTGGGTGCTCAACGCCAACCATCTCGGCCAGGCCGACGTGAGAGAAGAGATGGCGCGGGTTGCGAGAATGGGAAAACCTCTGGTAGCGATGGTAAACCGCATTGACGAGGTCGATTCGTCGCCTGACCGTCTCGTGCGACATGTGGAACAGGAATTCGCAGCTTACGTAAGGGCCGTGTTCCCGTTGTCCGCACGGAGAGCCTACGACGCGGTGGTCCGCAGCGACGAGGTTGGCATGCGGGAGAGCGGCTTCGCTGACATAATGCACTTCCTTAAGGAGGAGATCAGGGAAGAACGGGACCGGGTAAAGTTCGATAGTGCGAAATCGTCAATCGTCGCTCTTCTCGGACAGGACCGGGTTTACCATGAGTCGTTCCTTCGCCTGCTGGCATTCAGCAAGGAGCAGGTAACGAAGTACAGGAATGAACTGGACCGCAAGCGGATCGTTATTGACGACAGAATGAGCGCCCGCCTGGAATCAAGGATATACAGGGACTTTCTCAGTCGAGAACTCGAGCAGGTCGACGCGCAGCTAAGCCAGGGATGGCTCCCACACATCGACAGCTCCGTGCGGCAGGCCATAACGAATATGTTCTCCGCGGATGCCACCAATGAGTTCCTGCAGCAGTTGATTGACGAGACGCAGAGGGATCTTGAGGCGGCTTGGGAGACATCGCTTACGGAGCTTGACTCGACCTTTGCTCAAGAGATGAAGGCTTTCCTAACCAGGGAGTCGCAGACGGTCCACTCATCCATGGCAGCCATCCTCCCTGACCCGTCCACTGATGTGTTCAGAGCCGCTTTAGAAGGGGCGGCTGTTGCGGGTGGAGCGGGGGTGGGCCTCGCAGCGTACTCCGCGGTTCTGGGCCCGGCAGCGGCGTACATCTCGCTTGGTTCCGCGCTTGTCTCCGTCGTGCCTCCACTGGCCTTGGCTGGGGTGGTCGGTGGGGCCCTGGTGGGTCTTACGGCCCAACTGCGAAAGAAGGACGAACTCAGGGCAACGGTGCGAGACAACGTAGCCAGGCTCCGGGATGCTCTCAAGCACCACTTAGAGGTTGAGGTCTTGCCCAGGCTGCAGGAGCACAGCCGGACCATCGCGGGCCGCCTCGACGACCGTTTCGCCCGGGAGTGCCTTGGCGGCTGGACGGAAGAAGACGTGGACTCCCTCGAACAGGCAGTGCGCAGCTATCTCGACACCACAAGTGTGCTCGTCTCCAGCGCGCCCGCGCCTTCACCTGCGCCCGCTTCCGGAGGCTGA
- a CDS encoding putative CRISPR-associated protein, whose translation MPGSPAVHLISTVGTSLLRNLDNLQPGDEKSSRLVNAYKAGDWHKVGQSLRAFDPEDKLCGAEINSVASLLRLGWVKPGTLFLLHSATEQGRAVAKVLQAYFSPPWAAYAREVHGLQDDRPKVFRTTGLRNLVKEIARCVQEVGGHNVAIDATGGYKAQIAIAVLFGQAKGIDVYYKHEKFNEIISVPPMPVAFDMSLWMRHSAAFTVLSDADAPVRQDELGEEIDERIEPLIERTSGARGYLIELSPAGEVFHETFKARFAEEGERLLPSPAAPGSKHKVRLSDHDWGGARERILSFFRKVHDVPYVTSVFDTYWHQGAPAITSFRMSRDEIEGVYSEGNWHVRFRVLTTATRTGQKEAAIADLNQRFGPKRR comes from the coding sequence ATGCCCGGGTCTCCGGCGGTACACCTTATATCGACCGTAGGGACGAGCTTGCTCCGCAACCTCGACAACCTCCAACCTGGCGATGAGAAGTCGTCGCGGCTCGTCAACGCGTACAAGGCAGGGGATTGGCATAAGGTTGGGCAGTCGCTGCGCGCGTTCGACCCAGAAGATAAGCTGTGCGGCGCGGAGATCAATTCCGTGGCCAGCCTGCTCCGTCTTGGATGGGTGAAGCCCGGCACTCTATTTCTACTGCATTCCGCAACCGAACAGGGCCGCGCCGTGGCGAAAGTCTTGCAGGCGTACTTCTCGCCTCCGTGGGCCGCGTACGCCCGCGAAGTGCACGGCCTTCAGGACGACCGGCCCAAGGTCTTTCGCACCACCGGGCTTCGCAACCTCGTCAAGGAGATCGCGCGATGTGTCCAGGAGGTCGGCGGACACAACGTCGCCATCGACGCCACCGGGGGCTACAAGGCGCAAATCGCCATCGCCGTTCTGTTCGGACAAGCGAAAGGCATTGACGTGTACTACAAGCACGAGAAGTTCAACGAGATCATCTCCGTGCCGCCAATGCCTGTCGCGTTCGACATGTCTCTGTGGATGCGCCACAGCGCCGCTTTCACGGTCCTGTCCGACGCTGACGCCCCGGTCCGTCAGGACGAACTTGGCGAGGAAATCGACGAGCGTATCGAACCCCTGATAGAACGCACCTCCGGCGCACGCGGTTACCTCATAGAGTTATCACCCGCCGGCGAGGTGTTCCACGAGACCTTCAAAGCCCGGTTCGCCGAGGAGGGGGAGCGCCTGCTTCCGTCTCCTGCTGCCCCCGGCTCGAAGCACAAGGTGAGGCTCAGCGACCATGACTGGGGAGGTGCAAGGGAGAGGATACTGAGCTTCTTTCGCAAGGTGCACGACGTGCCATATGTGACATCTGTCTTCGACACCTACTGGCATCAAGGTGCCCCTGCTATAACCTCGTTCCGGATGTCCCGCGACGAGATCGAGGGCGTGTACTCCGAAGGCAACTGGCATGTCAGGTTCCGCGTGCTGACAACCGCAACCAGGACCGGGCAGAAGGAGGCTGCGATCGCCGATCTGAACCAGCGCTTCGGTCCGAAGCGCAGATAA
- a CDS encoding S1C family serine protease encodes MNFRRAVGVPDSRAGSTGAPSLRGLLVAAVVFPVIAIGWMSWDVAPVPVPVPSSAAAAAAPAPGGTAPMWRFVARQVGPTVVEVRTDTGIGAGFFINPNGYVLTAGHVVAGARHIRVVLADGRTAAAEVVGASDVPDVALIKTDAVNVPVARLGNSDALEPGDPVLVFGSPFGLDHSLTQGIVSGPIREIGEARYIQTDASVNKGTSGGPLVNSSGEVVGIVVRLARQASGFGFAVPVADVVPLLEAYAVRASWTLDGPGTVARQAVPKGAPSVLMMDAPRNVPGNAAADVIIEALRWAVVAAALVAVGGFALVVLGRMRARRRATTRTGAAGARGERGERTGRAPVERRRASGESDEVEVRLTRPASVTRPASPGPLASSIRSPASGSGPGSGSGSGCGSGSSSGSGPGPGLASAPAPVPATEAAATTEAASTSEAAPAASEDDIEIVVIRGGLHRGEDQCEDHGRYREQGTGGDRS; translated from the coding sequence ATGAACTTCAGGCGAGCAGTTGGTGTCCCAGACAGCAGAGCCGGATCTACCGGGGCGCCGTCGCTCAGGGGCCTGCTGGTGGCGGCGGTGGTCTTTCCCGTTATCGCGATAGGCTGGATGAGCTGGGACGTGGCCCCGGTCCCGGTCCCGGTCCCGTCGTCTGCCGCGGCTGCGGCGGCGCCTGCACCCGGCGGCACGGCGCCGATGTGGCGATTCGTGGCGCGCCAGGTGGGCCCCACGGTGGTTGAGGTCCGCACTGACACGGGCATAGGCGCTGGATTCTTCATAAACCCTAACGGCTACGTCCTCACCGCGGGCCATGTGGTAGCGGGTGCCCGGCATATCCGGGTGGTGCTCGCCGACGGAAGGACGGCGGCCGCCGAGGTCGTGGGAGCGTCGGACGTGCCGGATGTGGCACTCATAAAGACCGACGCCGTGAACGTGCCCGTGGCGCGCCTGGGAAACTCGGATGCCCTTGAGCCGGGGGACCCGGTGCTGGTATTCGGAAGCCCGTTCGGATTGGACCACAGTCTCACGCAGGGTATAGTGAGCGGGCCGATCCGAGAGATCGGTGAGGCCCGTTACATACAGACAGACGCGAGCGTCAACAAGGGGACGAGTGGCGGCCCGCTGGTGAACTCCTCCGGCGAGGTCGTGGGGATCGTCGTTCGCTTGGCGAGGCAGGCGAGCGGCTTTGGGTTTGCGGTCCCGGTGGCAGACGTCGTTCCGCTGCTCGAGGCTTATGCTGTCAGGGCATCATGGACCCTGGATGGTCCGGGCACGGTCGCGCGACAGGCTGTTCCAAAAGGTGCGCCATCGGTTCTGATGATGGATGCGCCTCGCAATGTCCCTGGCAATGCTGCGGCCGACGTGATCATCGAGGCTCTCAGGTGGGCTGTGGTAGCGGCGGCACTCGTGGCCGTCGGCGGCTTTGCGCTGGTCGTGCTGGGGCGGATGAGGGCAAGAAGGCGGGCGACGACGCGTACGGGCGCGGCCGGCGCCCGTGGCGAGCGGGGCGAGCGCACCGGACGCGCACCCGTTGAGAGGAGGCGAGCATCTGGCGAATCGGACGAAGTCGAGGTGCGTCTCACTCGTCCCGCCAGCGTCACTCGTCCCGCTAGTCCCGGTCCTCTCGCCAGTTCCATCCGGTCACCCGCATCTGGGTCCGGGCCTGGGTCCGGCTCAGGGTCCGGCTGCGGTTCGGGGTCTAGTTCCGGGTCTGGGCCCGGGCCGGGGCTCGCGTCCGCGCCAGCGCCTGTGCCCGCGACCGAGGCGGCGGCTACGACCGAGGCGGCGTCCACGTCCGAGGCCGCGCCTGCCGCATCAGAGGACGACATCGAGATCGTCGTAATAAGAGGAGGTTTACACCGTGGGGAAGATCAATGTGAAGATCATGGACGCTACAGGGAGCAAGGAACAGGAGGCGACCGTTCCTGA
- a CDS encoding EsaB/YukD family protein, protein MGKINVKIMDATGSKEQEATVPDDTPVRRIIAKLVEMMNLPATGPDGQPISYKFHHKASGRQLADEDTLAGAGVKDGDVVRLQPEITAG, encoded by the coding sequence GTGGGGAAGATCAATGTGAAGATCATGGACGCTACAGGGAGCAAGGAACAGGAGGCGACCGTTCCTGACGACACTCCTGTCCGCAGGATCATAGCGAAGCTGGTGGAGATGATGAACTTGCCCGCGACAGGCCCCGACGGCCAGCCCATAAGCTACAAATTCCATCACAAGGCCTCGGGCAGGCAGCTCGCTGACGAGGACACGCTTGCCGGTGCGGGAGTTAAGGACGGCGACGTGGTGAGGCTGCAGCCGGAGATCACAGCCGGCTAG
- a CDS encoding creatininase family protein: MTSSGEPMTGSSEARPRALEYAELRLPDLQALDRATTVFLVSVSPIEVHGPHLPVGTDVFVSEELLRRYAAALADRHPELTFVKLPPLHCGSDALPVPGSLSVPAPHLEGVLVAYGRGLAKQGFRYLFVADNHGGPRHQMAVEAAARTLWRGHNFYLIDPFGVDYRLMVQHDPDFLRRTGLGPGACGDDADNHAGTNETSLMLACDPARVSTDFHEVPPSRLPQRRTGAVALVAGLGRVLRALGGRVIGSDLEHLANTLAWVGDPAMKPYMGDPGRASAGAGEAMLSARVALGVDLFERALASAGRAPVHITPMLWGVRFLRRLPE; the protein is encoded by the coding sequence ATGACGAGTTCTGGCGAGCCGATGACGGGTTCCAGCGAGGCGAGACCGCGAGCGCTCGAGTATGCGGAGCTGAGGCTACCCGACCTGCAGGCGCTTGACCGAGCTACGACGGTGTTCCTCGTGAGCGTTAGCCCCATCGAGGTCCATGGACCCCATCTTCCTGTGGGCACCGACGTGTTCGTCTCCGAGGAGCTTCTACGCCGCTATGCGGCCGCGCTTGCCGACCGCCACCCTGAGCTGACCTTCGTGAAGCTGCCGCCGCTCCACTGCGGGTCCGACGCGCTCCCCGTCCCGGGGTCGCTCTCGGTCCCGGCGCCGCACTTGGAGGGCGTGCTCGTCGCGTATGGCCGCGGCCTTGCGAAGCAGGGGTTCCGCTACCTCTTCGTGGCGGACAACCACGGCGGCCCGCGCCACCAGATGGCCGTCGAGGCGGCGGCTCGCACGCTGTGGCGCGGGCACAACTTCTATCTCATAGATCCTTTCGGCGTGGACTATCGGCTCATGGTGCAGCACGACCCGGATTTCCTTCGACGCACCGGTCTGGGCCCCGGGGCGTGCGGGGACGATGCCGACAACCATGCGGGCACCAACGAGACCTCGCTCATGCTCGCGTGCGACCCGGCGCGCGTGTCAACCGACTTTCACGAAGTCCCGCCGTCTCGTTTACCGCAGCGCCGCACAGGAGCGGTGGCGCTGGTGGCCGGTCTCGGCCGTGTGCTCCGGGCCCTGGGCGGGCGCGTCATCGGCAGCGACCTTGAGCATCTCGCGAACACCCTCGCCTGGGTCGGGGACCCAGCGATGAAGCCCTACATGGGTGACCCTGGCAGGGCAAGCGCGGGGGCTGGCGAGGCCATGCTATCCGCTCGCGTCGCACTCGGCGTGGACCTTTTCGAACGTGCTCTCGCGAGCGCCGGGCGCGCGCCTGTGCACATCACGCCCATGCTGTGGGGCGTGCGCTTCCTGCGCCGCCTGCCGGAGTAG
- a CDS encoding DUF697 domain-containing protein, translating into MSTNDIQVSLAMSPAELERARADAKRYALRAAAAGAATAVVPIPVADFFIITPIQAGMVLWIGRRYGYQITPARAKEIFAELAGVVGLGYLAQQGLLTVYKFIPVLGGMLGAPWVFGVTVGLGVVAIRYFESGMKADRKALKEAFRQGRQWATEVYKTKPSCYKKPQVVPLARCNSCDWRDTCTGSFRPERVEG; encoded by the coding sequence ATGAGCACCAATGACATCCAGGTGTCGCTGGCAATGAGCCCCGCAGAGCTGGAAAGGGCGCGGGCTGACGCGAAGAGGTATGCCCTTCGCGCCGCTGCAGCCGGAGCTGCGACGGCAGTGGTGCCCATACCAGTAGCGGACTTCTTCATCATCACCCCGATACAGGCCGGGATGGTCCTGTGGATAGGGCGCAGATATGGGTACCAGATCACACCGGCCCGCGCCAAGGAGATCTTCGCCGAGCTTGCCGGCGTGGTCGGTCTCGGGTACCTCGCACAACAAGGACTTCTTACCGTCTACAAGTTCATTCCGGTGCTCGGCGGGATGCTGGGAGCGCCGTGGGTGTTCGGGGTGACCGTGGGACTCGGCGTTGTGGCGATCCGCTACTTCGAGAGCGGCATGAAAGCCGACAGGAAGGCCTTGAAAGAAGCCTTCAGACAAGGCAGGCAATGGGCCACTGAAGTATACAAGACCAAGCCCTCCTGCTACAAGAAGCCGCAGGTGGTGCCCCTCGCGCGGTGCAACTCGTGCGATTGGCGTGACACGTGCACCGGCTCCTTCAGGCCCGAGCGCGTGGAGGGCTGA
- a CDS encoding dynamin family protein, producing the protein MQLTRCAERRRSHLLREALKGTGRDLLHHTVDLQNAVVSPDGKVQGARLALPVVSVSKEKLQQLALLGDDLGSPFSLFIVGMGKFGKSTLLNALAGSRLAAMDVLPKTWKIDVYEATRPDAPVTLKFRDGVSRQWSFKEACAFIAEEERKREESEALIYKEFREGSPRVSSTEAREELLLHLKSKYLYISPLCEVHWQCPRRGLLANFKLVDTPGLWQDYLPDDMRSSLSDYYHKADGVIWVLDAQKVSARKPRELVDDLQRALERIGRRTGNIVAVLNRIDTVISSDPDAARRVVDEAYRLFGDVFSEIVPISALHALKAVESGDRDLLNRSGLADLLVVIDRRFRRNAVRIQQESKIAGAGLILRDVKNVASSYRHKLEADDARRRQLQAQFEADLATTRQGMADMIEAALARYCVGVRSRIESMSEKLLDAESADRRAAILQAIAGKDELVIAVKDCATRIAHTMTQFAALWAERSFISEFQHLPVTYTASPLPIFSIADPDIKPSSFDISDSKFNIGALMSLLGLGVLGPVGLFAGPVLSLLGVTGSIAKAWHLPRIKKELTSKFGAATADARAALVAVLNKHTGEVRDYVSHIRETSYVALHGPPDKVATLRQCLMNIESQQPPSLEPVATTMRRLILEGRTKDAETRGGR; encoded by the coding sequence ATGCAACTCACTCGCTGCGCCGAGCGCCGCAGGTCCCATCTCCTCCGGGAGGCACTGAAGGGCACAGGCAGGGATCTCCTCCATCACACCGTAGACCTTCAGAACGCGGTCGTCAGCCCCGATGGCAAGGTCCAAGGGGCGCGGCTGGCCTTACCAGTAGTGTCGGTCAGCAAGGAAAAGCTTCAGCAGCTCGCGCTCCTTGGTGACGACCTGGGTTCACCGTTTTCTCTTTTTATCGTCGGCATGGGCAAGTTCGGCAAGTCAACCCTTCTGAACGCTCTCGCAGGTTCTCGTCTTGCGGCTATGGACGTCCTGCCGAAGACGTGGAAGATAGACGTATACGAAGCGACCCGGCCTGACGCACCTGTTACCCTCAAATTCCGGGATGGGGTTTCAAGGCAATGGTCCTTCAAGGAAGCCTGCGCTTTCATCGCAGAAGAGGAAAGAAAGCGAGAGGAGAGCGAGGCCCTCATCTACAAAGAGTTCCGTGAAGGCTCGCCTAGGGTCTCAAGCACCGAGGCCAGGGAAGAACTCCTTCTTCATCTCAAGAGCAAGTACCTGTACATCTCCCCTCTATGTGAGGTCCATTGGCAGTGCCCCAGGAGGGGCCTCCTGGCCAACTTCAAATTGGTAGACACACCGGGGCTGTGGCAGGACTACCTTCCGGACGACATGAGGTCGAGCCTGTCCGACTACTATCACAAGGCCGATGGAGTCATCTGGGTCCTCGACGCTCAGAAGGTCTCTGCACGGAAGCCCCGCGAGCTCGTGGATGACCTACAGAGGGCTCTCGAGCGAATCGGCCGGCGCACCGGCAACATAGTGGCTGTGCTGAACCGTATAGACACCGTGATATCGTCCGACCCCGATGCTGCAAGGAGGGTAGTAGACGAGGCCTACCGGCTTTTTGGGGACGTTTTCTCGGAGATCGTACCCATCTCGGCCCTCCATGCCCTGAAGGCAGTCGAGTCGGGAGACCGGGACCTACTCAACCGGAGCGGCCTTGCGGACCTCCTTGTCGTAATAGACAGGCGGTTCAGGAGAAACGCCGTCAGGATTCAGCAAGAAAGCAAGATAGCCGGAGCTGGCCTGATCCTGAGAGACGTCAAGAACGTTGCGTCCTCCTACAGGCACAAACTGGAGGCCGACGACGCTCGTCGTCGTCAGCTCCAGGCGCAATTCGAGGCTGATCTCGCGACCACCCGGCAAGGCATGGCGGACATGATCGAGGCTGCCCTGGCAAGATACTGTGTCGGAGTGCGCAGCCGGATCGAATCGATGTCCGAGAAACTCCTCGACGCTGAAAGCGCCGACCGCCGGGCGGCCATTCTGCAAGCGATTGCTGGGAAGGACGAGTTGGTGATTGCCGTCAAGGACTGCGCTACTCGGATTGCACATACCATGACGCAGTTTGCAGCCCTCTGGGCAGAACGATCGTTCATCAGTGAATTCCAACACCTACCGGTAACATACACGGCTAGCCCCTTGCCGATCTTTTCAATCGCAGACCCGGATATCAAACCATCGTCGTTTGACATATCGGACAGCAAATTCAATATAGGGGCCCTCATGTCGCTGCTTGGACTTGGCGTGCTCGGGCCAGTCGGGTTGTTTGCAGGACCGGTTCTGTCGCTCTTAGGGGTAACCGGGTCCATCGCTAAGGCTTGGCACCTTCCACGAATCAAGAAGGAGCTGACTTCCAAGTTCGGCGCCGCAACCGCTGACGCTCGAGCAGCTTTGGTCGCAGTCCTGAACAAGCACACAGGCGAAGTCAGGGATTACGTGTCTCACATCAGAGAGACATCGTATGTTGCCCTTCATGGCCCGCCCGACAAGGTGGCCACGCTCAGGCAGTGTCTAATGAATATCGAATCCCAACAACCGCCATCACTTGAGCCCGTCGCCACTACCATGCGCAGGCTAATTCTCGAGGGGAGGACGAAAGATGCCGAAACAAGAGGTGGAAGGTAA
- a CDS encoding ThiF family adenylyltransferase, giving the protein MVPNTPPLVVDLDAPEDRYSRLRLIPWWDQEKLRRARVMVVGAGALGNELLKSLALLGVGHVLIVDLDRIENSNLSRSVLYRAEDEGEFKAEVAARRVRDINPDVQAKAVVGNVITDIGLGVFRAMDVVLGGLDNREARVAINQSCWRTGTPWVDGAIEVLIGVAKVFVPPDGPCYECTMGETDYRLLNLRKSCTLLSRGEMLAGKVPTTPTTASVIAGIQVQEAVKLIHGRPDLPILSGRGFVYNGLTYDSYVVSYARRSDCPAHDSFGEVLTTPLSAHETTLGQALSLARELLGRDAVLEFSRELITGFTCERCGTSARRIDQLGRLTESDARCPGCGGMRQPEFTHSIQGNEPYLDMTLKDAGIPPFDILTARDGLKMVHFELGGDREETLGGPG; this is encoded by the coding sequence GTGGTGCCAAATACGCCGCCGCTCGTGGTGGACCTGGACGCGCCCGAGGATAGATATAGCCGCCTGCGTCTCATCCCGTGGTGGGACCAAGAGAAGCTCAGGCGGGCCAGGGTGATGGTGGTGGGCGCGGGCGCGCTCGGGAACGAACTGTTGAAAAGCCTGGCCCTGCTCGGGGTGGGGCACGTCCTCATTGTGGATCTAGACCGCATCGAAAACTCGAACCTTTCGCGTTCGGTCCTGTACCGGGCAGAGGACGAGGGGGAGTTCAAGGCCGAGGTTGCGGCGAGGCGCGTGCGGGACATAAACCCCGACGTGCAGGCGAAGGCTGTGGTCGGCAACGTCATCACCGATATCGGCCTAGGCGTCTTCCGCGCAATGGATGTGGTGCTCGGGGGGCTGGACAACCGGGAGGCGAGGGTCGCGATAAACCAGAGCTGCTGGCGCACGGGCACGCCGTGGGTGGATGGAGCCATCGAGGTGCTCATCGGCGTTGCCAAGGTGTTCGTCCCGCCCGACGGCCCGTGCTACGAGTGTACCATGGGAGAGACCGATTACCGGCTGCTCAATCTGAGGAAGTCCTGCACCTTGCTGAGCCGTGGCGAGATGCTGGCAGGGAAGGTCCCCACCACGCCCACGACGGCCTCGGTGATCGCCGGTATCCAGGTGCAGGAGGCTGTGAAGCTGATTCACGGCCGGCCGGACCTACCCATCTTATCCGGCCGGGGGTTCGTATACAACGGTCTCACGTACGATTCCTATGTGGTCTCCTACGCGAGACGGAGCGACTGTCCGGCTCACGATAGCTTCGGCGAGGTTCTGACAACGCCGCTCTCCGCACACGAAACGACCCTCGGCCAGGCGCTCAGCCTCGCCCGAGAACTGCTCGGCCGGGACGCGGTCCTCGAGTTCTCGAGGGAACTGATCACAGGGTTTACGTGTGAGCGGTGCGGGACCTCGGCGCGGCGCATAGACCAACTCGGACGGCTTACGGAGAGCGACGCGCGCTGCCCGGGCTGCGGCGGGATGCGACAGCCCGAGTTCACCCACTCGATACAGGGTAATGAGCCGTACCTCGATATGACGCTCAAGGATGCGGGAATCCCTCCTTTCGATATCCTGACCGCCCGGGACGGTCTCAAAATGGTTCACTTCGAGCTGGGAGGGGACCGAGAGGAGACACTGGGAGGCCCGGGATGA
- a CDS encoding LysM peptidoglycan-binding domain-containing protein codes for MAIPESGRIVDYRASGPTRRAQGQPDVLRPSRRGCVGGARYPDPVPGRLIAIAIWLVLVAALVWFLRCPPAGRSERPRLREQPGGSGPSGQDGVAVADNLSIEMGYRVQPGDTLWGISAYYYGTGTRYRELALRNGLSDPDRIYYGTVLIVPLSE; via the coding sequence GTGGCCATCCCGGAGAGCGGGCGAATCGTGGATTACCGCGCGTCTGGCCCGACGCGGCGAGCCCAGGGGCAGCCCGATGTGCTCCGCCCGAGCCGGCGAGGATGTGTTGGGGGCGCCCGTTACCCGGATCCAGTGCCGGGGCGACTGATAGCTATAGCCATCTGGCTTGTCTTGGTCGCGGCGCTCGTCTGGTTTCTCCGTTGCCCGCCGGCTGGGCGGTCGGAGCGACCGAGGCTGCGGGAGCAACCTGGGGGAAGTGGGCCATCAGGGCAAGATGGGGTCGCTGTCGCAGACAACCTGTCTATCGAGATGGGCTACCGGGTCCAGCCAGGCGACACTCTATGGGGGATCAGTGCTTACTACTACGGAACGGGCACTCGGTATCGGGAACTAGCATTGAGGAATGGGCTATCCGATCCGGACCGCATCTACTACGGAACAGTGCTGATCGTGCCTCTTTCGGAGTGA